A genomic region of Mycobacterium senriense contains the following coding sequences:
- a CDS encoding nucleoside hydrolase, giving the protein MNSPVFVDVDTGVDDALALMYLLASPDAEVIGIASTGGNVGVEQVCENNLGLLALCERTGVPVSKGSGETLTGPMRLPSKVHGPRGLGYADLPPGSHRLTDYDSAGAWVRAARACPGELIGVATGPLTNLALALRAEPELPALLKRLVIMGGSYDHRGNTTAVAEWNISVDPEAAAEVLAAWCPENVGRQRLPILCGLDLTRKVAMTPDHLTRLAAAAESTTTRLSEHDAAGTRSTASNPLIRVIEDAMRFYLEAYHELGHGYQAHLHDPLAAAVALDPELVTTRPATVDIELTGTLTRAMTVTDWSDRREPNALIGIDVDATAFFDRFIDRVGDFARQIGGDG; this is encoded by the coding sequence ATGAACTCGCCTGTTTTCGTCGACGTCGATACCGGCGTGGATGACGCGCTGGCGCTGATGTACCTGTTGGCCAGCCCGGACGCCGAAGTGATCGGCATCGCCTCGACCGGGGGAAACGTTGGGGTGGAGCAGGTTTGCGAAAATAATCTGGGCCTGCTGGCACTGTGCGAGCGCACCGGCGTACCGGTCTCCAAGGGTTCCGGGGAAACCCTGACCGGACCTATGCGGCTGCCGTCAAAGGTCCACGGCCCCAGGGGATTGGGCTACGCCGACCTGCCGCCGGGCTCCCACCGGCTCACCGACTACGACTCGGCCGGCGCCTGGGTGCGCGCGGCGCGCGCCTGTCCCGGTGAGCTGATCGGCGTGGCGACCGGCCCGCTGACCAACCTGGCGCTGGCGCTGCGCGCCGAGCCCGAACTGCCGGCGCTGCTGAAACGGCTGGTGATCATGGGCGGGTCCTACGACCACCGGGGCAACACCACCGCGGTGGCGGAGTGGAACATCAGCGTGGACCCCGAGGCGGCGGCCGAGGTGCTGGCGGCGTGGTGCCCGGAAAACGTTGGGCGACAGCGGCTCCCGATTCTGTGCGGCCTGGATCTGACCCGCAAGGTGGCGATGACGCCCGATCATCTGACGCGGCTGGCGGCGGCCGCGGAGTCGACGACGACGCGGCTGAGCGAACACGACGCCGCCGGAACCCGGTCGACGGCGTCCAACCCGCTGATTCGGGTGATCGAGGACGCGATGCGGTTCTACCTGGAGGCCTATCACGAGCTCGGTCACGGCTATCAGGCACACCTGCACGATCCGCTGGCCGCCGCCGTCGCGCTGGATCCCGAGCTGGTCACGACGCGTCCGGCGACGGTGGACATCGAGCTGACCGGAACCCTGACCCGCGCCATGACGGTGACCGACTGGTCGGACCGTCGAGAACCCAACGCGCTCATCGGGATTGACGTCGACGCGACGGCATTCTTCGATCGGTTCATCGACAGGGTGGGCGACTTTGCACGTCAAATTGGGGGTGACGGATGA
- the kasB gene encoding 3-oxoacyl-ACP synthase KasB, protein MTELVTGKTLPNVVVTGVAMTTALATDAEATWKLLLDSQSGIRKLEDSFVEEFDLPVRIGGHLLEDFDGGLTRAERHRMGYLQRMSAVLSRRVWENAGSPEVDPNRLMVSIGTGLGSAEQIVFSYDDLRARGIAGVSPLAVSKYMPDGAAVAVALERRAKAGVITPVSACASGSEGVAQAWRNIVFGEADIAICGGVEVRIEAVAIAAFAQMRIVMSTKNDDPVGACRPFDRDRTGFVFGEAGALLVIETEEHAKARGANILARIMGASITSDGYHMVAPDPNGLRAGHAMSRAIQLAGLSPSDIGHVNAHATGTSVGDVAEAKAINNALGSHKPAVYAPKAALGHSVGAVGAVESILTVLALRDQVVPPTLNLENLDPEIDLDVVAGKPRPGNYEYAINNSFGFGGHNVAIAFGRY, encoded by the coding sequence ATGACGGAGTTGGTTACCGGGAAAACGTTGCCGAATGTGGTCGTCACTGGCGTCGCCATGACGACCGCGCTGGCAACTGATGCGGAAGCCACCTGGAAGCTATTGCTGGACAGCCAAAGTGGTATCCGCAAGCTCGAAGATTCGTTCGTCGAGGAGTTTGACCTGCCGGTGCGCATCGGCGGGCACCTGCTGGAGGACTTCGACGGCGGGCTGACGCGCGCCGAACGCCATCGGATGGGCTACCTGCAGCGGATGTCGGCCGTGTTGAGCCGGCGGGTCTGGGAGAACGCCGGCTCCCCCGAGGTCGACCCGAACCGGCTGATGGTGTCCATCGGCACCGGCCTGGGGTCCGCCGAGCAGATCGTGTTCAGTTACGACGATCTGCGCGCCCGCGGCATCGCCGGGGTCTCGCCGCTGGCCGTCTCCAAGTACATGCCCGACGGCGCGGCGGTCGCCGTGGCCCTGGAGCGGCGCGCCAAGGCCGGGGTGATCACGCCGGTGTCGGCGTGCGCGTCGGGTTCCGAGGGTGTGGCGCAGGCCTGGCGCAACATCGTGTTCGGCGAGGCCGACATCGCCATCTGCGGTGGCGTCGAGGTCAGGATCGAGGCGGTCGCGATCGCGGCGTTCGCCCAGATGCGCATCGTGATGTCGACCAAGAACGACGACCCGGTCGGCGCGTGCCGCCCGTTCGACCGCGACCGCACCGGCTTCGTGTTCGGTGAGGCCGGCGCGCTGCTGGTCATCGAGACCGAGGAACACGCCAAAGCCCGCGGCGCCAACATCTTGGCCCGCATCATGGGTGCCAGCATCACCTCCGACGGCTACCACATGGTCGCCCCGGACCCCAACGGCTTGCGCGCCGGCCACGCGATGAGCCGCGCCATCCAGCTCGCCGGGCTCAGCCCGTCCGACATCGGCCACGTCAACGCCCACGCCACCGGCACCTCGGTCGGTGACGTCGCCGAGGCCAAGGCCATCAACAACGCGCTGGGCAGCCACAAACCGGCCGTCTACGCCCCCAAGGCCGCGCTGGGCCACTCGGTGGGTGCGGTCGGCGCCGTGGAATCCATCCTGACCGTGCTCGCCCTGCGCGACCAGGTGGTCCCGCCCACGCTCAACCTGGAAAACCTCGACCCCGAAATCGACCTGGACGTCGTGGCCGGCAAGCCCCGACCCGGCAACTACGAGTACGCGATCAACAACTCGTTCGGCTTCGGCGGACACAACGTGGCCATCGCCTTCGGGCGGTACTGA
- a CDS encoding alpha-hydroxy-acid oxidizing protein, giving the protein MAFADYQNELYDQSLHGNQPQYPIRFEELEKKASAAMTPKVLGYVAGGAGDEHTQRANCEAFKRWGLYPRMGIAPEQRDMSVELFGIRFPSPIFMAPIGVIGVCDPEGHGDMLCARASVRTGVPFFVGTLSADPMEDLAAELGDTPAFFQLYTPPNRKMAASLVHRAEAAGFKGIAVTLDTWVTGWRPRDLKGGNYPQVPSGCLANYISDPVFRANLSRGEDATEAAVRKLPIFGGPFRWSDLEWLRSETSLPLMVKGICHPDDVRRAKDIGVDGIYCSNRGGRQANGGLPCLDCLPAVIGAADGMPVLFDSGVRGGADIIKALALGATAVGIGRPYAYGLAVGGVDGIVHVLRSLLAEADLIMAVDGYPSLKDLTPDTLRRVEYAVPQDYS; this is encoded by the coding sequence ATGGCCTTCGCCGACTATCAAAATGAGCTGTACGACCAGTCGCTGCATGGCAATCAGCCGCAGTACCCGATCAGGTTCGAGGAGCTGGAAAAGAAGGCGTCGGCGGCGATGACGCCGAAGGTGCTGGGATACGTGGCCGGCGGCGCCGGCGACGAACACACCCAGCGTGCCAACTGCGAGGCGTTCAAGCGCTGGGGGTTGTACCCGCGAATGGGCATCGCCCCCGAACAGCGGGACATGTCGGTCGAGCTGTTCGGCATCAGGTTTCCCTCCCCGATCTTCATGGCGCCCATCGGCGTCATCGGGGTGTGCGACCCGGAGGGCCACGGCGACATGCTGTGCGCGCGGGCCTCCGTCCGCACGGGTGTGCCGTTTTTCGTCGGGACGCTGTCCGCGGACCCGATGGAAGACCTCGCCGCCGAACTCGGCGATACCCCGGCGTTCTTCCAGCTCTACACGCCGCCGAACCGCAAGATGGCCGCCAGCCTGGTGCACCGCGCCGAGGCGGCCGGCTTCAAGGGCATCGCCGTCACCCTCGACACGTGGGTCACCGGCTGGCGCCCCCGCGACCTGAAGGGCGGGAACTACCCCCAGGTGCCCAGCGGATGCCTGGCCAACTACATCAGCGATCCGGTTTTTCGTGCCAACCTGAGCCGCGGCGAAGACGCCACCGAGGCGGCGGTGCGCAAGCTGCCGATCTTCGGCGGGCCGTTCCGGTGGTCGGATCTGGAATGGCTGCGGTCCGAGACCAGCCTGCCGCTGATGGTCAAGGGCATCTGTCATCCCGATGACGTTCGCCGCGCCAAAGACATTGGCGTGGATGGTATTTACTGCTCCAACCGCGGCGGCAGGCAAGCCAACGGCGGGCTGCCCTGCCTGGATTGCCTGCCCGCGGTGATCGGTGCCGCCGACGGGATGCCGGTGCTGTTCGACTCGGGAGTGCGCGGCGGCGCCGACATCATCAAGGCGCTCGCGCTGGGCGCGACCGCCGTGGGGATCGGACGCCCCTACGCCTACGGGCTGGCCGTCGGTGGCGTGGACGGCATCGTGCACGTGCTGCGCTCGCTGCTGGCCGAAGCGGACCTGATCATGGCCGTCGACGGATATCCCTCGCTCAAGGATTTGACCCCGGACACGTTGCGGCGCGTCGAATATGCTGTACCGCAAGACTATTCGTAA
- a CDS encoding DNA polymerase Y family protein, protein MDWPAVAAATAAGLSATAPIAVTLANRVIACSSAARTAGVRRGLRRREAAARCPQLHVTAADADRDARFFEAVIVAVDDLVPRAEVLRPGLLVLPVRGAARYFGSEATAAERLIDAVAATGAECQAGVADQLSTAVFAARAGRVVEPGGDAKFLSVLSIRQLATEPSLSGAGREELTDLLWRMGIRTIGQFAALSRSDVASRFGADGVTAHRLARGEPERPPSGREPPAELEAVLDCDPPIDRVDAAAFAGRSLAGRLHQTLMAAGVGCTRLAIHAVTANGEELHRVWRCAEPLTEDATADRVRWQLDGWLSSRTAHNPRPTAAVTLLRLNAVEVVSAEALQLPLWGGLGEEDRLRARRALVRVQGLLGPEAVRVPVLSGGRGPAERITLIPLGDEPVPRADPDSPWPGRLPEPSPTVLLDDPVELLDAQGNPIRVTIRGLFSADPARMIAHGRDERLCWWSGPWPVDERWWDPELSKGRTARAQVLLESERALLLCYRQRRWYVEGSYE, encoded by the coding sequence ATGGATTGGCCCGCGGTCGCGGCGGCGACGGCCGCCGGCCTGTCCGCGACCGCCCCGATCGCGGTCACGCTGGCCAACCGGGTGATCGCCTGCTCGTCGGCGGCCCGGACGGCGGGTGTGCGGCGGGGGCTGCGGCGCCGGGAGGCGGCGGCCCGGTGCCCGCAGCTGCACGTCACCGCCGCCGACGCGGACCGCGACGCCCGTTTCTTCGAGGCGGTGATCGTGGCGGTGGACGACCTGGTGCCCCGCGCCGAGGTGCTGCGGCCCGGCCTCCTGGTGCTGCCGGTGCGCGGGGCGGCCCGCTACTTCGGGTCCGAGGCCACCGCCGCCGAACGGCTGATCGATGCGGTGGCCGCGACCGGCGCCGAATGTCAGGCCGGGGTCGCCGACCAGCTGTCCACCGCGGTCTTCGCGGCGCGGGCGGGCCGGGTCGTCGAGCCCGGGGGTGACGCGAAGTTTTTGTCGGTGCTGTCCATCCGGCAACTTGCCACCGAGCCGAGCCTGTCCGGCGCCGGCCGCGAAGAGCTGACGGACCTGTTGTGGCGGATGGGGATTCGCACCATCGGGCAGTTCGCCGCGCTGTCGCGCAGCGACGTGGCTTCCCGGTTCGGCGCCGACGGGGTGACCGCGCACCGGTTGGCCCGCGGCGAACCCGAGCGGCCGCCGTCCGGCCGGGAGCCACCGGCCGAACTCGAGGCCGTGCTGGACTGCGATCCGCCGATCGACCGGGTCGATGCCGCGGCGTTCGCCGGGCGCTCACTGGCCGGCAGGCTGCATCAGACGCTGATGGCTGCCGGCGTGGGATGCACCCGGCTGGCCATCCACGCCGTCACCGCCAACGGTGAAGAACTGCACCGGGTGTGGCGGTGCGCCGAGCCGTTGACCGAGGACGCCACCGCCGACCGGGTGCGCTGGCAGCTGGACGGATGGCTGAGCAGCCGCACCGCGCACAATCCCCGTCCCACGGCCGCGGTGACGCTGCTGCGGCTCAACGCGGTGGAGGTGGTGTCCGCCGAGGCGCTGCAGTTGCCGCTCTGGGGCGGCCTGGGCGAGGAGGACAGGCTGCGGGCCCGCCGGGCGCTGGTGCGGGTGCAGGGCCTGCTCGGCCCGGAGGCGGTGCGCGTGCCGGTGCTGTCCGGCGGGCGCGGCCCGGCAGAGCGCATCACGCTGATCCCGCTCGGTGACGAGCCGGTACCGCGGGCCGATCCCGATTCGCCGTGGCCCGGCCGGCTGCCCGAACCGTCACCGACGGTGCTGCTGGACGACCCGGTGGAACTGCTTGACGCCCAAGGAAACCCGATACGGGTGACCATCCGGGGGCTGTTCTCCGCCGACCCCGCGCGCATGATCGCCCACGGTCGCGACGAGCGACTGTGCTGGTGGTCCGGGCCCTGGCCGGTCGACGAGCGATGGTGGGATCCCGAATTGAGTAAGGGCCGCACCGCCCGCGCCCAGGTGTTGCTGGAGAGCGAGCGTGCGCTGTTGCTGTGCTATCGCCAGCGACGCTGGTATGTGGAGGGGAGTTACGAATAG